In Symphalangus syndactylus isolate Jambi chromosome 15, NHGRI_mSymSyn1-v2.1_pri, whole genome shotgun sequence, the following are encoded in one genomic region:
- the N4BP2L1 gene encoding NEDD4-binding protein 2-like 1 isoform X9, whose amino-acid sequence MEDSFLQSFGRLSLQQQQQQQQQRQRPPRPPPRGTPPRRHSFRKHLYLLRGLPGSGKTTLARQLQHDFPRALIFSTDDFFFREDGAYEFNPDFLEEAHEWNQKRARKAMRNGISPIIIDNTNLHAWEMKPYAVMVFQTEQKNLFRLEMDMVVFRPEMADSVFKVDLWTSPSELPQVAIKIRVHGPHSVVGISEETFMVSQEKKSTE is encoded by the exons ATGGAGGACAGTTTCCTTCaatcttttgggaggctgagcctccagcagcagcagcagcagcagcagcagcggcagcggcCGCCCCGGCCGCCCCCGCGGGGGACACCTCCGCGCCGCCACAGCTTTAGGAAACACCTCTACCTCCTGCGAGGCCTCCCGGGCTCCGGGAAAACTACACTGGCCAG ACAATTGCAGCATGACTTTCCCAGGGCCCTGATTTTCAGCACGGATGATTTTTTCTTCAGGGAAGATGGTGCCTATGAGTTCAATCctgacttcctggaggaagctcatgaatggaaccaaaaaagag CAAGAAAAGCAATGAGGAATGGCATATCCCCCATTATTATTGATAATACCAACCTCCACGCCTGGGAAATGAAGCCCTATGCAGTCATG GTATTTCAGACCGAACAAAAGAATCTTTTCAGGCTGGAAATGGACATGGTAGTTTTCAGGCCAGAAATG GCAGATAGTGTCTTCAAAGTGGATCTGTGGACTTCTCCATCAGAATTGCCTCAGGTGGCTATTAAAATCCGAGTTCATGGACCCCATTCAGTAGTTGGAATC
- the N4BP2L1 gene encoding NEDD4-binding protein 2-like 1 isoform X10 has protein sequence MEDSFLQSFGRLSLQQQQQQQQQRQRPPRPPPRGTPPRRHSFRKHLYLLRGLPGSGKTTLARQLQHDFPRALIFSTDDFFFREDGAYEFNPDFLEEAHEWNQKRARKAMRNGISPIIIDNTNLHAWEMKPYAVMALENNYEVIFREPDTRWKFNVQELARQIVSSKWICGLLHQNCLRWLLKSEFMDPIQ, from the exons ATGGAGGACAGTTTCCTTCaatcttttgggaggctgagcctccagcagcagcagcagcagcagcagcagcggcagcggcCGCCCCGGCCGCCCCCGCGGGGGACACCTCCGCGCCGCCACAGCTTTAGGAAACACCTCTACCTCCTGCGAGGCCTCCCGGGCTCCGGGAAAACTACACTGGCCAG ACAATTGCAGCATGACTTTCCCAGGGCCCTGATTTTCAGCACGGATGATTTTTTCTTCAGGGAAGATGGTGCCTATGAGTTCAATCctgacttcctggaggaagctcatgaatggaaccaaaaaagag CAAGAAAAGCAATGAGGAATGGCATATCCCCCATTATTATTGATAATACCAACCTCCACGCCTGGGAAATGAAGCCCTATGCAGTCATG GCACTTGAAAATAACTATGAAGTTATATTCCGAGAACCTGACACTCGCTGGAAATTCAACGTTCAAGAGTTAGCAAg GCAGATAGTGTCTTCAAAGTGGATCTGTGGACTTCTCCATCAGAATTGCCTCAGGTGGCTATTAAAATCCGAGTTCATGGACCCCATTCAGTAG
- the N4BP2L1 gene encoding NEDD4-binding protein 2-like 1 isoform X4, which translates to MEDSFLQSFGRLSLQQQQQQQQQRQRPPRPPPRGTPPRRHSFRKHLYLLRGLPGSGKTTLARDDRSEHWPGSLKIVPSDLLRHSLAGDFDAQNGAVEKGDKNPCLHGTCILSEKKKFSRKKGNFSICSALFSQKISKGFHRYATGGIYPQEMSTYAQESSRYLGIISEQNKDPALVDLMCQRQLQHDFPRALIFSTDDFFFREDGAYEFNPDFLEEAHEWNQKRARKAMRNGISPIIIDNTNLHAWEMKPYAVMVFQTEQKNLFRLEMDMVVFRPEMKKHSWCLKRKNPPNERTVGIRFSVTS; encoded by the exons ATGGAGGACAGTTTCCTTCaatcttttgggaggctgagcctccagcagcagcagcagcagcagcagcagcggcagcggcCGCCCCGGCCGCCCCCGCGGGGGACACCTCCGCGCCGCCACAGCTTTAGGAAACACCTCTACCTCCTGCGAGGCCTCCCGGGCTCCGGGAAAACTACACTGGCCAG ggaCGACCGGAGTGAGCACTGGCCTGGGAGTCTGAAGATTGTGCCTTCAGACCTACTTCGTCACTCACTAGCTGGCGACTTTG ATGCTCAGAATGGAGCAGTGGAGAAAggagacaaaaatccctgccttcatggaacaTGTAttctctcagagaaaaaaaaattctcgagGAAAAAAGGCAATTTTAGCATCTGCTCTGCTCTGTTCtctcaaaaaataagcaaaggatttCACAGGTATGCCACTGGAGGTATATATCCCCAGGAAATGTCCACATACGCACAAGAG TCTTCTAGGTACTTGGGaatcatcagtgaacaaaacaaagatcctGCCCTTGTGGACCTTATGTGCCAGAG ACAATTGCAGCATGACTTTCCCAGGGCCCTGATTTTCAGCACGGATGATTTTTTCTTCAGGGAAGATGGTGCCTATGAGTTCAATCctgacttcctggaggaagctcatgaatggaaccaaaaaagag CAAGAAAAGCAATGAGGAATGGCATATCCCCCATTATTATTGATAATACCAACCTCCACGCCTGGGAAATGAAGCCCTATGCAGTCATG GTATTTCAGACCGAACAAAAGAATCTTTTCAGGCTGGAAATGGACATGGTAGTTTTCAGGCCAGAAATG
- the N4BP2L1 gene encoding NEDD4-binding protein 2-like 1 isoform X2: MEDSFLQSFGRLSLQQQQQQQQQRQRPPRPPPRGTPPRRHSFRKHLYLLRGLPGSGKTTLARDDRSEHWPGSLKIVPSDLLRHSLAGDFDAQNGAVEKGDKNPCLHGTCILSEKKKFSRKKGNFSICSALFSQKISKGFHRYATGGIYPQEMSTYAQESSRYLGIISEQNKDPALVDLMCQRQLQHDFPRALIFSTDDFFFREDGAYEFNPDFLEEAHEWNQKRARKAMRNGISPIIIDNTNLHAWEMKPYAVMALENNYEVIFREPDTRWKFNVQELARYFFVFLVPHYVSCYFQVFQTEQKNLFRLEMDMVVFRPEMKKHSWCLKRKNPPNERTVGIRFSVTS, encoded by the exons ATGGAGGACAGTTTCCTTCaatcttttgggaggctgagcctccagcagcagcagcagcagcagcagcagcggcagcggcCGCCCCGGCCGCCCCCGCGGGGGACACCTCCGCGCCGCCACAGCTTTAGGAAACACCTCTACCTCCTGCGAGGCCTCCCGGGCTCCGGGAAAACTACACTGGCCAG ggaCGACCGGAGTGAGCACTGGCCTGGGAGTCTGAAGATTGTGCCTTCAGACCTACTTCGTCACTCACTAGCTGGCGACTTTG ATGCTCAGAATGGAGCAGTGGAGAAAggagacaaaaatccctgccttcatggaacaTGTAttctctcagagaaaaaaaaattctcgagGAAAAAAGGCAATTTTAGCATCTGCTCTGCTCTGTTCtctcaaaaaataagcaaaggatttCACAGGTATGCCACTGGAGGTATATATCCCCAGGAAATGTCCACATACGCACAAGAG TCTTCTAGGTACTTGGGaatcatcagtgaacaaaacaaagatcctGCCCTTGTGGACCTTATGTGCCAGAG ACAATTGCAGCATGACTTTCCCAGGGCCCTGATTTTCAGCACGGATGATTTTTTCTTCAGGGAAGATGGTGCCTATGAGTTCAATCctgacttcctggaggaagctcatgaatggaaccaaaaaagag CAAGAAAAGCAATGAGGAATGGCATATCCCCCATTATTATTGATAATACCAACCTCCACGCCTGGGAAATGAAGCCCTATGCAGTCATG GCACTTGAAAATAACTATGAAGTTATATTCCGAGAACCTGACACTCGCTGGAAATTCAACGTTCAAGAGTTAGCAAggtacttctttgtttttctagttcctcattATGTATCCTGCTATTTTCAGGTATTTCAGACCGAACAAAAGAATCTTTTCAGGCTGGAAATGGACATGGTAGTTTTCAGGCCAGAAATG
- the N4BP2L1 gene encoding NEDD4-binding protein 2-like 1 isoform X5 yields MEDSFLQSFGRLSLQQQQQQQQQRQRPPRPPPRGTPPRRHSFRKHLYLLRGLPGSGKTTLARDDRSEHWPGSLKIVPSDLLRHSLAGDFDAQNGAVEKGDKNPCLHGTCILSEKKKFSRKKGNFSICSALFSQKISKGFHRYATGGIYPQEMSTYAQESSRYLGIISEQNKDPALVDLMCQRQLQHDFPRALIFSTDDFFFREDGAYEFNPDFLEEAHEWNQKRARKAMRNGISPIIIDNTNLHAWEMKPYAVMVFQTEQKNLFRLEMDMVVFRPEMKKHSWCLKRKNPPNERTV; encoded by the exons ATGGAGGACAGTTTCCTTCaatcttttgggaggctgagcctccagcagcagcagcagcagcagcagcagcggcagcggcCGCCCCGGCCGCCCCCGCGGGGGACACCTCCGCGCCGCCACAGCTTTAGGAAACACCTCTACCTCCTGCGAGGCCTCCCGGGCTCCGGGAAAACTACACTGGCCAG ggaCGACCGGAGTGAGCACTGGCCTGGGAGTCTGAAGATTGTGCCTTCAGACCTACTTCGTCACTCACTAGCTGGCGACTTTG ATGCTCAGAATGGAGCAGTGGAGAAAggagacaaaaatccctgccttcatggaacaTGTAttctctcagagaaaaaaaaattctcgagGAAAAAAGGCAATTTTAGCATCTGCTCTGCTCTGTTCtctcaaaaaataagcaaaggatttCACAGGTATGCCACTGGAGGTATATATCCCCAGGAAATGTCCACATACGCACAAGAG TCTTCTAGGTACTTGGGaatcatcagtgaacaaaacaaagatcctGCCCTTGTGGACCTTATGTGCCAGAG ACAATTGCAGCATGACTTTCCCAGGGCCCTGATTTTCAGCACGGATGATTTTTTCTTCAGGGAAGATGGTGCCTATGAGTTCAATCctgacttcctggaggaagctcatgaatggaaccaaaaaagag CAAGAAAAGCAATGAGGAATGGCATATCCCCCATTATTATTGATAATACCAACCTCCACGCCTGGGAAATGAAGCCCTATGCAGTCATG GTATTTCAGACCGAACAAAAGAATCTTTTCAGGCTGGAAATGGACATGGTAGTTTTCAGGCCAGAAATG
- the N4BP2L1 gene encoding NEDD4-binding protein 2-like 1 isoform X15 yields MEDSFLQSFGRLSLQQQQQQQQQRQRPPRPPPRGTPPRRHSFRKHLYLLRGLPGSGKTTLARQLQHDFPRALIFSTDDFFFREDGAYEFNPDFLEEAHEWNQKRGISDRTKESFQAGNGHGSFQARNEETFMVSQEKKSTE; encoded by the exons ATGGAGGACAGTTTCCTTCaatcttttgggaggctgagcctccagcagcagcagcagcagcagcagcagcggcagcggcCGCCCCGGCCGCCCCCGCGGGGGACACCTCCGCGCCGCCACAGCTTTAGGAAACACCTCTACCTCCTGCGAGGCCTCCCGGGCTCCGGGAAAACTACACTGGCCAG ACAATTGCAGCATGACTTTCCCAGGGCCCTGATTTTCAGCACGGATGATTTTTTCTTCAGGGAAGATGGTGCCTATGAGTTCAATCctgacttcctggaggaagctcatgaatggaaccaaaaaagag GTATTTCAGACCGAACAAAAGAATCTTTTCAGGCTGGAAATGGACATGGTAGTTTTCAGGCCAGAAATG
- the N4BP2L1 gene encoding NEDD4-binding protein 2-like 1 isoform X3, whose protein sequence is MEDSFLQSFGRLSLQQQQQQQQQRQRPPRPPPRGTPPRRHSFRKHLYLLRGLPGSGKTTLARDDRSEHWPGSLKIVPSDLLRHSLAGDFDAQNGAVEKGDKNPCLHGTCILSEKKKFSRKKGNFSICSALFSQKISKGFHRYATGGIYPQEMSTYAQESSRYLGIISEQNKDPALVDLMCQRQLQHDFPRALIFSTDDFFFREDGAYEFNPDFLEEAHEWNQKRARKAMRNGISPIIIDNTNLHAWEMKPYAVMALENNYEVIFREPDTRWKFNVQELARRNIHGVSREKIHRMKERLESDLV, encoded by the exons ATGGAGGACAGTTTCCTTCaatcttttgggaggctgagcctccagcagcagcagcagcagcagcagcagcggcagcggcCGCCCCGGCCGCCCCCGCGGGGGACACCTCCGCGCCGCCACAGCTTTAGGAAACACCTCTACCTCCTGCGAGGCCTCCCGGGCTCCGGGAAAACTACACTGGCCAG ggaCGACCGGAGTGAGCACTGGCCTGGGAGTCTGAAGATTGTGCCTTCAGACCTACTTCGTCACTCACTAGCTGGCGACTTTG ATGCTCAGAATGGAGCAGTGGAGAAAggagacaaaaatccctgccttcatggaacaTGTAttctctcagagaaaaaaaaattctcgagGAAAAAAGGCAATTTTAGCATCTGCTCTGCTCTGTTCtctcaaaaaataagcaaaggatttCACAGGTATGCCACTGGAGGTATATATCCCCAGGAAATGTCCACATACGCACAAGAG TCTTCTAGGTACTTGGGaatcatcagtgaacaaaacaaagatcctGCCCTTGTGGACCTTATGTGCCAGAG ACAATTGCAGCATGACTTTCCCAGGGCCCTGATTTTCAGCACGGATGATTTTTTCTTCAGGGAAGATGGTGCCTATGAGTTCAATCctgacttcctggaggaagctcatgaatggaaccaaaaaagag CAAGAAAAGCAATGAGGAATGGCATATCCCCCATTATTATTGATAATACCAACCTCCACGCCTGGGAAATGAAGCCCTATGCAGTCATG GCACTTGAAAATAACTATGAAGTTATATTCCGAGAACCTGACACTCGCTGGAAATTCAACGTTCAAGAGTTAGCAAg